In Papio anubis isolate 15944 chromosome 20, Panubis1.0, whole genome shotgun sequence, the genomic window ctgtctctcagactacagtgcaatcaaactagaactagggactaagaaactccatcaaaaccgctcaactacatggaaactgaataacctgctcctgaatgactactgggtacacaacgaaatgaaggcggaaataaagatgttctttgaaaccaatgagaacaaagatacaacataccagaatctctgggacacatttaaagcagtgtgtagagggaaatttatagcactaaatgcccacaagagaaagccgGAAAGATCTCAagttgacactctaacatcacaattaaaagaactagagaagcaagagtaaacacattccaaagctagcagaaggcaagaaataactaagatcagagcagaactgaatggaGATAGAGGACACAAAAActcctccaaaaatcaatgaatccaggagttggtttttgaaaaagatcaacaaaattgatagactactagcaagactaatgaaagaagagagaagaatcaaatagacgcgaATAAAAATGATGTAGATATCAAATACCAacaaacccacagaaatacaaactaccatcagagaataaatactatgaacaccccttacgcaaataaactagaaaatctagaagaaatggataatttcctggacacttacactctcccaagactaaaccaggaagaagttgaatccctgaatagaccaatagtaggctctgaaattgaggcaatggcctaccaaccaaaaaaagtccaggaccagatggattcacagctgaattctaccagaggtacaaggaggagctggtaccattccttctgaaactattctaatcaatagaaaaagaggaaatcctccctaactcattttatgaggccaacatcatcctgataccaaagcctggcagagacacaacaaaaaaaagagaattttagaccaatatccctgatgaacatcaatgcaaaaatcctcaataaaatactggcaaaccggatccagcagcacatcaaaaagcttacccaccatgatcaagttggcttcatccctgggatgcaaggctggtgcaacatatgcaaatcaataaacataatccagcatataaacagaaccaaagacaaaaaccacatgattatctcaatagatgcagaaaaggcctttgacaaaattcaacaccccttcatgctaaaaactctcaataaattcggtattgatggaacgtatctcaaaataataagagctatttatgacaaacccacagccaatatcatactgaatgggcaaaaactagaaaaattccctttgaaaactggcacaagacagggatgccctctctcaccactcctattcaacatagtgttggaagttctggctagggcaatcaggcaagagaaagaaataaagggtattcagttaggaaaagaaaaagtcaaattgtccctgtctgcagatgacatgattgtatatttagaaaaccccattgtctcagcccaaaatctccttaagctgataagaaacttcagcaaagtctcgggatacaaaattaatgtgcaaaaatcataagcattcttatacaccagtaacagacaaacagacagccaaatcatgaatgaacttccattcacaattgcttcaaagagaataaaatacctaagaatccaacttacaagggatgtaaaggaccttttcaaggagaactacaaaccactgctcagtgaaataaaagaggacataaacaaatggaagaacatatcatgctcatggataggaagaatcaatatcgtgaaaatggccacactgcccaaggtaatttatagattcaatgccatccccatcaagctaccaatgagtttcttcacagaattggaaaaaactgctttaaagttcatatggaaccaaaaaagagcccgcatctccaagacaatcctaagtcaaaagaacaaagctggaggcatcacgctacctgacttcaaactatactacaaggctacagtaaccaaaacagcatggtactggtaccaaaacagagatatagaccaatggaacagaacagagtcctcagaaaaaaTACCACaccatctacagccatctgatctttgataaacctgagaaaaacaagaaatggggaaaggattccctatttaatcaatggtgctgggaaaattggctagccataagtagaaagctgaaactggatcctttccttactccttatacgaaaattaattcaagatggattagagacttaaatgttagacctaataccataaaaaccctagaagaaaacctaggtaataccattcaggacataggcatgggcaaggacttcatgtctaaaacaccaaaagcaatggcaacaaaagccataattgacaaatgggatctcattaaactaaagagcttctgcacaacaaaagaaactaccatcagagtgaacaggcaacctacagaatgggagaaaatttttgcaatctactcattagacaaagggctaatatctagaacctacaaagaactcaaacaaatttacaagaaaaaaaaaaacccccatcaaaaagtgggccaaggatatgaacagacatttctcaaaagaagacattcatacagccaacagacacatgaaaaaatgctcatcatcactggccatcagagaaatgcaaatcaaaaccacaatgagataccatctcacaccagttagaatggcaatcattaagaagtcaggaaacaacagctgctggagaggatgtggagaaataggaacacttttacactgttggtgggactgtaaactagttcaaccattatggaaaacagtatggcgattcctcaaggatctagaactagatgtaccatatgacccagccatcccattactgggtatatacccaaaggattataaatcatgctgctataaagacacatgcacatgtatgtttattgcagcactattcacaatagcaaagacttggaatcaaccacaatgtccatcagtgacagactggattaagaaaatgtggcacatatacaccatggaatactatgcagccataaaaaaggatgagtttgtgtcctttgtagggacatggatgcagctggaaaccatcattctcagcaaactatcgcaagaacagaaaaccaaacacggcatgttctcactcataggtggaactgaacaatgagatcacttggactcggaaagggtaacatcacacaccggggcctatcacggggaggggggaggggggagggattgcactgggagttatacctgatgtaaatgacgagttgatgggtgcagcacaccaacatggcacaagtatacatatgtaacaaacatgcacgttatgcacatgtaccctagaacttaaaaaaaaaacttacccaaatattttatttgcataacaagtttatttcttttaaaaggcatatagacaataaacaaagtaaatatttaatatcttaacTTCTGTACTAGAATTGTTCCGTTAAGTTCTAGTCTGTAAACACTTGTAGTTCAAtaatcatcatcttcatcagaGTCCATTACTTTTCTCCTGTTGAACTGGGAGGAAAATTGAGTGTCAGAACCTTTCTAATAAAGAGTAACTCACATTTTCTGAGAAAAGAACATTTCTACCAATTTTAGCAAGACATTTGTGTCTTTAAAGCAACTTAGTGTGAACTGAAAGGGTGGGAATGGAGTCAAGAGCCTATAAAAATTGGAACCCTCCCCCAACAGATTCAGCCTTTCTCTCCCAACTTTCACGtgttataaaaggaaaatgtctCTGGGCTGAAAAATGTGTGGTAGACGTATATTCAACACTAATCTTGAAAGTATCCATCTTTTCATTTGCCACGAGCATCTGGGGATACTTACTTTCACTGTTGTCgtcttttctgtttgttggcTTACTTTTTTAAGGATTTCTATTAAACCTTGTTCTGATACCTAGGAGAaccagaaaagataaagaaaaacagtacttttttaaacaaagaatttaCCTCTGCAGATGGAATCACTTTGTAGTCTTTTTGAGGTGTGGGGAAAGAGCTCAGGAGGGAAGGAGTGGTAAGGAAGGAGGTTGAAACTACTGGTTATAACTATTGGATTAAGCTCCAAATAAAATTTGCTCTGCTATTCCTCATTTGAGGAGGGGGAAGTATCCATAAAATTGCTTCCTCAGGAAAACTGAAAGCTAACAGATATTTAGGAACACCTTTATCATCACCAGCTGAGTGTGACAACCACATATACCACTGTGTTTGGTGTCAGGAATACAGACACACCACTTCTGCCCGAGAAGCTTAAACATCCCCTTAAAGGAGGTAAGTCACACTCGGAAATGATCAGCCTAACCAGCTCCCCACACcgccccccacacacatacacaagcagTTCTCAGTGTAAGGGGTTAAGGGGACAGGACTGATTCGGTTAGGCTGTGGTGGTGGCAGAGGGCTTCTCAGGGCAGGTGGGGCTCATCTGGATCTCAAAGGTCAGGTTTGTCAGAACATACCCCTCATGGCATTACAGCAACACACAGAACATATCCAAGGGATCTTAGCAccttctcatctgcaaaacacaCCTTCTACTTACACTGGTAGTATTTTAATTGGTGTTACTgagaaagcttgtttccagtgCAGGGGCAATTGAAGCTAGCTGACCCTAACAGTCACAGACACCAACAAGGTTCCAGAGCAACGGCAGGAAAGCAGCAAAGCAGAGGAATTTAGGAAAGGCAATTAATTCTCAGGTAGGTATGACTATTCTCTCCAACAATTTCTTCTAAGAGTCAGCAAGAATTCTGTAATCCAATGAAGATGCAGCTGACCTTTTGAAGCCATGTTTTGATAAAGCAGGTAAAGTTCCTCAAGGCAGTCTAAGCTTACCTTCTCACTCAGTTGTCCATATCTTGCCATCTGTATGAGGTAATTCTCCACTGCTTTAGTTTTTTCAGGCTTTACAAGTGCTAAGTTacttactaaaaagaaaaaatacatatgcaaaaacCATTAAAATCAAATGCACTTACGTTATACCTTAAAACTATGCATTGCCATTTCCAAAGCACTTCACAAGCTTCTTTCTCAACCAGTGTAGGGCAAGACAGTATTGTTACTCctcttaaaaatgagaaaactgaagttcagctATGCCAATCTCCACATGGGCATGTGGGGGTAGTGGCCCAGCCAAGATGAAACTTGGGTTCTCAGATTCtaagcaccatgcttcctgttcCATTAAAATATATGACTGCCCTCTGGAAAGCGGTTTATCTATTACACATACATAATGGTGGTGATCCACCTGTGGCCACCTTTTCTACACTCAAACTGGGCTTCCagttaaaacacagaaaatgccAGTTTATTCTGAttggcttattttttctttctacaggTTTTGGTTTATTATGATGAACAACTCTGAACATACACTAAAACTGACAACACATATAAAAAGTCCCTAAGTCCCCATCACCCATGTCAACTACCAGCAACATTTTGTGATTGGCCCTATGAGTTTCCTATAAATCTTACCTAATACGCACCTGGAGAAAATCTTGGTAAGAGAAGTGACCTCGTACTTTTAATAGGGCTTAAAGTACAGTTCTCTAGGTTTATAAACTTCGCATTTCTTACAATCTCAAGTGTTTTCAGCCTAAGCAAATATTTCATCTAGTGATAAGAATAATGGCATATAATCACCCCATTCAACTAACTCAAGCTAACTTTATGGAAATGAAATCAAAGATGCTTACACCTGGCCCGGGCCGACTGATCCAGAACTTGGGCCAAGATACTGTTTCTCATTTCTGCTTCCCTACAACAAAAACATAGGTCAAGCACAATTAAAACAAAGCTGTCGGCATTCCCCTGGAACATACAAAAAAGAACTCATCCAGTGTCTCCACATGGGGCCTGCAGTACACACAGTGTTATGGTACTTGCTCTACACAAGGCTGCAGCTACATTTAAGTAGAATCCCCTTTTGCCCTCAAAAAACCAGCTTTATATTACACAGGTGAGAACCTACCAGGCTGGAAGGTGAGCTTTTTTCATCAGAGTGGAGCCTCAAACACCATCACCAACATTCTTAAGTACCTATTGCACGACAGGTGCTACAAATTTATAGTGGGATTTCAGGCAATTAGAAGGACCATGTGActaatctgtatcttttttttttaaagctgagatCCAGGAGGCTATGCTAAAGAGACATAGGTAACTGTGGCCAAGCTACAGCCAGATTCCATGTTTTTAGACTCTCACTTCTATTTTtctgggtggggaaggggaatgAAATTATAACTTTACAACTATCCTCACTTCTTCCTACCTACCCAAAGAGAAAGTAGTTCATGTCCACAGGACAGTGGTCTCATGgacttaagtttttttctttcaaatgaaatCTTTTAAGGaatctaaaaacaaatgaacacagATGCTTTGGCTCAACTGAGAGGGAGAGCTGGGGCTGGCTGTGCCCACTATCTACTCCCAGTTCAGAGGCCCTTGGGTTCATGGAATGTGGCTTAAAGCTCATTTCCATAGGCCACTTCTTTACTGCAGCCCTGCCACAAactttaagagatggggtctaggccaggcatggtggctcacgcctgtaatctcagcactttgggaggccgaggtgggcggatcacttgaggtcaggagtttgagaccagcctggccaacatggtgaaaccccgtctctactaaaaatgcaaaaattagccgggcatggtggcaggtgcctgtaatcccagctacttgggaggtggaggcaggaaaatcgcttgaacctcagaggcggaggttacagtgagccaagactgtgccactacactccagcctgtgtgacagagcaagactccatctcaaaaaaaagaaaaaaaaaagatggtgtctcactctgttcatgctggagtacagtggtgcaatcacagctcactgcagctacGATCAGCTcacctgtcctcaagtgattcttccacctcggcctcctgagtagctgggtctacaggtttcagtcaccgcacctggcctgccacaAACCATTATATCACAGAACCCTAAGATGCCATCAACTGTAAGATGCACCATGGTTTTACgtatctctaaaaatgaaaaaaaaaaaaaaccccaccctACAAATGAGAGGTCTAACAGAGACCTCCATTCAAACTGGGgtatcttgggaggccgaggtgggaggatcactcgaagccaggagtttgagactagcctgggtgatatagcgaggctataaaaaaaaaaagtttaaaagaattagccaggcatggtggtgcacgcctgtag contains:
- the PDCD5 gene encoding programmed cell death protein 5 isoform X2, producing the protein MADEELEALRRQRLAELQAKHGDPGDAAQQEAKHREAEMRNSILAQVLDQSARARLSNLALVKPEKTKAVENYLIQMARYGQLSEKVSEQGLIEILKKVSQQTEKTTTVKFNRRKVMDSDEDDDY
- the PDCD5 gene encoding programmed cell death protein 5 isoform X1; this encodes MADEELEALRRQRLAELQAKHGDPGDAAQQEAKHREAEMRNSILAQVLDQSARARLSNLALVKPEKTKAVENYLIQMARYGQLSEKVSLDCLEELYLLYQNMASKGQLHLHWITEFLLTLRRNCWRE